The following are from one region of the Geoalkalibacter subterraneus genome:
- a CDS encoding SLC13 family permease produces MDPSQFENPLKIDRRPMWAILFDRTRRYQVILILAALAVLFFSLEPPKELSPQGHRALVLFAACTFLWVSGLLPLAVTSLLAMAAVPLFGILERRETYALFGNEAVFFILSAFILAAAMSSSGLSARLARAMLARFGKTPGRLSLTVFVFSALLSFAMSEHAVAAMMFAMVAEIVRSLGLEPGRSSYAKLLFMSIAWGCVIGGIATFLGGARAPLAVGMLREATDKDFTFMEWTAAALPIVFPLMLMGYLLLRRLFPIDIDSVEKGQHYLKQRRLDMGRMNHREVIVAVVMTATIGCWIFLGHTLGLANIAIVAVAVLFAFRVVTWKKIEEYVNWGVILMYGGAITLAASLDRSGAAGYLADLGLSGLTGSPLLILAMIALLSLFLTECISNAAVIAMLMPIAISLEASMGLDPRLMTLVIALPSGLAFCLPMGTPANAIIFASGYLKMREMVLPGLMIQSLAIILFLATVRFVWPLLGYTLP; encoded by the coding sequence ATGGATCCATCCCAATTCGAAAATCCGCTCAAGATCGATCGCCGCCCCATGTGGGCCATTCTTTTCGATCGCACCCGCCGCTACCAGGTCATTCTTATCCTTGCGGCCCTTGCGGTTCTGTTCTTCAGTCTTGAGCCTCCCAAAGAGCTTTCTCCGCAAGGGCATCGTGCCCTGGTGCTGTTTGCGGCCTGCACATTTCTGTGGGTCAGCGGCCTGCTGCCCCTGGCCGTAACCTCTCTGCTCGCCATGGCCGCTGTTCCGCTGTTCGGCATTCTCGAACGGCGCGAAACCTACGCTCTCTTTGGCAATGAGGCGGTATTTTTCATCCTCAGCGCCTTTATCCTTGCCGCCGCCATGAGCAGTTCTGGGCTCTCGGCGAGACTGGCGCGCGCCATGCTGGCACGATTCGGCAAAACCCCAGGCAGGCTGTCTCTGACGGTCTTCGTGTTCTCAGCCCTGTTGTCTTTCGCCATGAGCGAGCATGCAGTGGCGGCCATGATGTTCGCCATGGTGGCCGAGATCGTGCGCAGCCTTGGGCTTGAGCCCGGGCGAAGCAGCTATGCAAAGCTGCTGTTCATGAGTATCGCGTGGGGATGCGTCATCGGCGGGATTGCCACCTTCCTGGGCGGAGCACGGGCTCCGCTGGCAGTGGGGATGCTGCGTGAAGCTACTGATAAAGATTTCACGTTCATGGAATGGACTGCAGCAGCTCTGCCGATTGTTTTTCCGCTTATGCTGATGGGTTACCTGCTGCTCCGACGCCTGTTTCCCATCGATATCGATTCGGTGGAAAAAGGTCAGCACTACCTCAAGCAGCGGCGTCTGGATATGGGGCGCATGAATCATCGCGAGGTGATCGTCGCGGTGGTCATGACCGCGACCATCGGATGCTGGATTTTCCTCGGCCACACTCTGGGTCTTGCCAACATCGCCATTGTCGCCGTGGCGGTGCTGTTTGCTTTTCGTGTGGTCACCTGGAAGAAGATAGAGGAGTATGTCAACTGGGGCGTGATTCTCATGTACGGAGGGGCGATCACCCTTGCCGCCTCCCTGGACCGCAGCGGCGCTGCGGGCTATCTGGCGGACCTCGGGCTTTCCGGGCTGACCGGTTCGCCACTCCTGATCCTGGCGATGATCGCCCTGCTTTCCCTGTTTCTTACCGAGTGCATCAGCAACGCCGCCGTCATCGCCATGCTCATGCCCATCGCCATCAGCCTGGAGGCGAGCATGGGGCTCGACCCGCGCCTGATGACGCTGGTTATCGCGCTGCCCTCGGGGCTGGCCTTTTGCCTGCCGATGGGCACTCCCGCCAACGCCATCATCTTCGCCTCGGGCTATCTCAAGATGCGCGAGATGGTGCTGCCCGGCCTGATGATCCAATCCCTGGCGATCATCCTCTTCCTGGCCACCGTTCGCTTCGTCTGGCCATTGTTGGGGTATACCCTGCCGTAG
- a CDS encoding ATP-binding protein has translation MNLDYELVEQLRRVLTSVEQILPRPVAPIDWQNCFAANWRRHSFAGYLEPMQAVDDIGLDELLGIDAQKEVVEDNTLQFLRGYPANNTLLWGSRGTGKSSLVRALLNRYAEEGLRIIQVDKDDLPSLPDIFSIIGDQPYRFIVFCDDLSFESGEKSYKVLKSALDGSVYAAPPNTLIYVTSNRRYLVPEYDTDNLGSKLVNNEVHFGEGVEEKISLSDRFGLWVAFHVFTQEQYLDVVRQCVVNLGRRHGIEPPWSRELEQAAIAWSHDKSKRCGRTAFQFARRWVGQLLLSEEK, from the coding sequence ATGAATCTCGATTATGAACTGGTTGAGCAGTTGCGGCGGGTGCTGACCTCCGTCGAGCAGATCCTGCCGCGACCGGTGGCGCCCATCGACTGGCAGAACTGTTTTGCCGCCAACTGGCGCCGCCATTCTTTTGCCGGCTACCTCGAGCCCATGCAGGCCGTGGATGACATCGGTCTGGATGAGCTGCTCGGCATAGATGCGCAGAAAGAGGTGGTGGAGGACAATACGTTGCAGTTTCTGCGTGGATATCCCGCCAACAACACCCTGCTGTGGGGGTCGCGCGGAACCGGGAAGTCATCCCTGGTGAGGGCGCTTCTCAATCGTTATGCCGAAGAGGGGCTGCGCATCATCCAGGTGGATAAGGACGATCTGCCCAGCCTGCCCGACATCTTCAGTATCATCGGGGATCAGCCTTACCGTTTTATCGTCTTCTGCGATGATCTTTCGTTCGAGTCAGGGGAGAAAAGCTACAAGGTGCTGAAAAGCGCCCTGGATGGCTCTGTTTACGCTGCGCCGCCCAACACGCTGATCTACGTCACCTCCAACCGGCGCTACCTTGTGCCCGAATACGACACGGACAACCTCGGCTCCAAACTGGTCAACAACGAGGTTCATTTCGGCGAAGGGGTCGAGGAGAAGATCTCCCTGTCGGACCGGTTCGGTCTCTGGGTGGCGTTTCATGTCTTTACCCAGGAACAATACCTGGATGTGGTGCGCCAGTGCGTGGTAAACCTCGGACGCCGTCATGGCATCGAGCCGCCCTGGAGCCGGGAGCTGGAGCAGGCTGCAATCGCCTGGTCGCATGACAAGAGCAAGCGCTGCGGCCGCACTGCTTTTCAGTTTGCGCGCCGCTGGGTCGGGCAGTTGCTGCTGTCCGAAGAAAAATAG
- the nrfD gene encoding NrfD/PsrC family molybdoenzyme membrane anchor subunit, whose protein sequence is MVVHGELWTAKELFVLPNEFIYWSIQIVMYPFMTGLVAGAFVLSSLYHVFGFKQLKDIARFSLVFSFALLPVAMLPLMLHLSQPLRGSHVMMTPHFTSAISAFGVVFLTYACIVGSELWFVYREHFVETATALKNKPVRSSGENLRMKLFSLLTLGAWDISPAALEKDHKAVTVLSAVGIPVACFLHGYAGFIFGSVKANALWMTPLMPVIFICSAVVSGIALCILCYIVTMEIRKFLAGRRNAKSADIPSIEQLKGAQAQEVRMSSRYLLIFMILAVTLELLDMIFRGYTAVKSWDILRSVIYDRDFMQIFVLQFGIGNFVPFVLLLLPGLTVRRAALACTLVLFGVFMMRWNVVIGGQAFSLTFAGFMHYHLPIIPDSWETFREGLAGALLVAVTPFVLFYFLNKIFPVFLEEETN, encoded by the coding sequence ATGGTAGTTCATGGAGAACTCTGGACGGCAAAAGAACTGTTTGTTCTGCCCAACGAATTTATCTACTGGTCGATCCAGATTGTCATGTACCCTTTCATGACTGGTCTGGTAGCGGGCGCTTTCGTGCTCTCTTCGCTCTACCATGTGTTCGGTTTCAAACAGCTCAAGGATATCGCCCGTTTTTCGCTGGTGTTCTCCTTTGCCCTGCTGCCGGTGGCGATGCTGCCGCTCATGCTGCATCTCTCACAGCCGCTGCGCGGCAGCCACGTAATGATGACACCCCATTTCACCTCCGCCATTTCGGCGTTCGGCGTTGTATTTCTCACCTATGCCTGCATCGTCGGGTCGGAATTATGGTTTGTCTATCGCGAGCATTTTGTCGAAACGGCAACGGCGCTCAAAAACAAACCGGTGCGCAGTTCCGGCGAGAACCTGCGCATGAAGCTCTTCTCCCTGTTGACTCTCGGCGCATGGGATATCAGCCCCGCCGCACTGGAGAAAGACCACAAGGCGGTCACCGTTCTGTCGGCCGTCGGCATACCGGTGGCCTGCTTCCTCCACGGCTACGCGGGCTTCATCTTCGGCTCGGTCAAAGCCAACGCCCTGTGGATGACCCCGCTGATGCCCGTCATCTTCATCTGCTCGGCGGTGGTTTCCGGCATCGCTTTATGCATCCTGTGCTACATCGTGACGATGGAAATCCGCAAGTTTCTGGCCGGCAGAAGAAACGCGAAATCTGCTGATATCCCATCCATCGAACAACTTAAAGGCGCGCAGGCCCAGGAAGTTCGCATGAGTTCGCGCTATCTGCTGATCTTCATGATTCTCGCGGTCACCCTTGAGTTGCTCGACATGATTTTCCGCGGTTACACGGCGGTGAAATCCTGGGATATTCTGCGCTCGGTCATCTATGACAGGGATTTCATGCAGATCTTCGTTCTGCAGTTCGGCATCGGCAACTTCGTTCCATTTGTCCTGCTCTTGCTGCCAGGGCTGACGGTGCGACGAGCGGCGCTGGCCTGCACTCTAGTGCTGTTCGGGGTCTTCATGATGCGCTGGAACGTCGTCATCGGCGGGCAGGCGTTTTCACTGACCTTTGCCGGCTTCATGCACTACCATCTGCCGATTATCCCCGATTCCTGGGAGACTTTCCGCGAAGGTCTTGCCGGGGCCCTGCTGGTGGCGGTAACGCCCTTTGTTCTTTTTTATTTTCTCAATAAAATCTTCCCGGTTTTTCTGGAAGAAGAGACCAACTGA
- the arfB gene encoding alternative ribosome rescue aminoacyl-tRNA hydrolase ArfB, with amino-acid sequence MLKISRQITIPENEIELHAVASQGSGGQNVNKVASAIHLRFDIRASSLPDSVKERLLNLNDQRITQEGVVVIKSQQYRTQERNRDEALKRLRNLIQSTMTTQRRRKPTKPTKTSKEKRLKEKTRRGQIKSLRGKVND; translated from the coding sequence ATGCTGAAAATATCCCGACAAATCACCATCCCGGAAAACGAAATCGAGCTGCATGCCGTGGCTTCCCAGGGATCAGGCGGGCAGAACGTCAACAAGGTAGCCAGCGCCATCCATCTGCGCTTCGATATTCGAGCATCTTCTCTGCCCGATTCCGTCAAGGAGCGCCTGCTCAACCTCAATGACCAGCGCATCACCCAGGAGGGGGTTGTGGTCATCAAGTCGCAGCAGTACCGCACCCAGGAACGCAACCGGGACGAAGCATTGAAACGCCTGCGGAACCTCATCCAGAGCACGATGACCACTCAGCGCAGGCGCAAGCCGACCAAGCCTACCAAGACATCAAAAGAAAAACGGCTGAAGGAAAAAACGCGCCGCGGTCAGATAAAAAGCCTGCGCGGCAAAGTCAATGACTGA